Proteins found in one Kineosporia sp. NBRC 101731 genomic segment:
- a CDS encoding SAM-dependent methyltransferase has translation MPNSARMYDYWLGGKDNYAADRQLAELFLQKIPSMREMARANRDFVTRATHYLAAHGVRQFIDIGTGIPTSPNLHETAQSIAPDAHVVYADNDPVVLAHARALMISNEVGQVAYIDADVRKPEQLLGSTELREQLDLDRPVALMLVAVLMLIDDAEDIHATVAQLRDALPSGSYLAITHPTADFDPPVVQEVTDSARATGMTFVPRSRDEVASFFGDWDVVEPGIVPVRAWPDENVDGAKSAWYWAAIARKP, from the coding sequence GTGCCGAACTCGGCCCGGATGTACGACTACTGGCTCGGGGGCAAGGACAACTACGCCGCTGACCGTCAGCTGGCCGAGCTGTTCCTTCAGAAGATTCCCTCGATGCGCGAGATGGCCAGGGCCAACCGCGACTTCGTCACCCGGGCCACGCACTACCTGGCCGCCCACGGGGTGCGGCAGTTCATCGACATCGGCACCGGCATCCCGACCAGCCCCAACCTGCACGAGACCGCGCAGAGCATTGCGCCGGACGCTCACGTGGTCTACGCCGACAACGACCCGGTGGTGCTCGCCCACGCCCGGGCTCTGATGATCAGCAACGAGGTCGGGCAGGTCGCCTACATCGACGCCGACGTGCGGAAGCCGGAGCAGCTCCTGGGCAGTACGGAACTGCGGGAACAGCTCGACCTCGACCGCCCGGTCGCGCTCATGCTGGTCGCGGTGCTCATGCTCATCGATGACGCCGAAGACATCCACGCCACCGTGGCCCAGCTGCGCGACGCTCTGCCGTCGGGCAGCTACCTCGCGATCACCCACCCCACGGCCGACTTCGACCCGCCGGTGGTGCAAGAAGTCACCGACTCCGCCCGTGCCACCGGCATGACCTTCGTACCGCGCTCACGCGACGAGGTGGCCAGCTTCTTCGGCGACTGGGACGTGGTGGAGCCGGGCATCGTGCCGGTGCGGGCCTGGCCCGACGAGAACGTGGACGGCGCGAAATCGGCCTGGTACTGGGCGGCCATCGCCCGCAAGCCCTGA
- a CDS encoding acyltransferase family protein, which produces MKQAPVDAPPPAGRVPTAPRPSHRNDIQGLRAVAVLTVLLYHTGLGPSGGFIGVDVFFVLSGFLITGLLVREHDRTGRISLPTFWARRLRRLLPASALVLLVTCVVSRWYLPPARWESIGSDAVAASTYIVNWRLAASSVDYLAEGAAASPLQHYWSLSIEEQFYVFWPLLMSLVLLARTRKVAIAVIGLITVGSFTLALATYSAQTYFTTQTRVWELAAGALCAVVMASRPAWRNGPERPRWTGLLSWAGLALIFVSLFVVKPTTMWPGPLTAMVIIGTVLVLGFGDAPNSVKTVLALRPLTWIGDISYSLYLWHWPLVVFAERDGTLTPQEGWAIVGISVVLATVTYYLVEQPTRQAKLLSRTRIGIATGLALVVIGAGTGQALTQAKSVDDPVNALGAAAPTQLQQTATALTPRPEKAAVDNGEIYDRDCPSNYADDTINLCVFDYRTGGVGPRVMAVGDSKMGQWLPTLIQIAKEHHWQLTSITKAGCAFSDTRRYQAPKVEYSNCVTWNDSVKQEALKEHPDLLVTTQLEYYATVRNGVGLTGEANRQEMIRGLNVRLHEMQNAGIPTVTIAETPRMLHDMPECVSTHLEDLMACSRSRPFALRNSGMVKAASAETDTPVIDLNDKICAAERCPAVMGDMLMYRDDHHLTATYARTLTPYFEEQLSPALVRYKLRQTLLGTTPATIQPSTSSTSTGAAQPRATQG; this is translated from the coding sequence GTGAAGCAAGCTCCCGTCGACGCGCCGCCACCCGCCGGACGCGTCCCGACGGCTCCTAGGCCGTCCCATCGCAACGACATCCAGGGTCTGCGAGCCGTGGCTGTCCTGACGGTGCTGCTCTACCACACCGGCCTCGGGCCGAGCGGTGGTTTCATCGGCGTCGATGTGTTCTTCGTTCTTTCCGGCTTTCTCATCACCGGCCTCCTCGTGCGTGAACACGACCGCACCGGCCGGATCTCGCTGCCGACGTTCTGGGCCCGGCGCCTGCGCCGTCTGCTGCCCGCCAGCGCCCTGGTGCTGCTGGTGACCTGTGTGGTGTCACGCTGGTACCTACCGCCCGCCCGCTGGGAGAGCATCGGCTCCGACGCCGTCGCGGCCAGCACCTACATCGTGAACTGGCGGCTGGCCGCCAGTTCGGTGGACTATCTGGCCGAGGGCGCGGCGGCGAGCCCGTTGCAGCACTACTGGTCGCTGTCCATCGAGGAGCAGTTCTACGTCTTCTGGCCGCTGCTCATGAGCCTGGTGCTGCTGGCTCGCACGCGCAAGGTCGCGATCGCGGTGATCGGCCTGATCACCGTCGGCTCGTTCACCCTCGCGCTGGCCACCTACAGCGCCCAGACGTACTTCACCACGCAGACCCGGGTCTGGGAGCTCGCGGCCGGTGCCCTGTGCGCAGTGGTCATGGCGAGCCGCCCGGCCTGGCGGAACGGGCCGGAGCGCCCACGGTGGACCGGTCTTCTCAGCTGGGCCGGGCTCGCCCTGATCTTCGTGTCCCTGTTCGTGGTGAAGCCGACCACCATGTGGCCCGGTCCGCTCACCGCCATGGTCATCATCGGCACCGTTCTGGTGCTGGGCTTCGGCGACGCACCGAACAGTGTGAAGACCGTGCTGGCACTGAGGCCGCTGACCTGGATCGGCGACATCTCCTACTCGCTCTACCTCTGGCACTGGCCGCTGGTCGTGTTCGCCGAGCGCGACGGAACACTGACCCCACAGGAGGGCTGGGCGATCGTCGGTATCAGCGTGGTCCTGGCCACCGTCACCTACTACCTCGTCGAGCAGCCCACCCGTCAGGCGAAACTGCTCTCCCGCACCCGCATCGGCATCGCCACCGGGCTGGCGCTCGTGGTGATCGGGGCCGGCACCGGTCAGGCCCTGACCCAGGCCAAATCCGTTGATGACCCGGTCAATGCGCTGGGCGCCGCGGCCCCCACACAACTACAGCAGACCGCGACGGCTCTCACCCCCCGCCCGGAGAAGGCCGCGGTGGACAACGGCGAGATCTACGACCGGGACTGTCCCTCGAACTACGCCGACGACACCATCAATCTGTGTGTCTTCGACTATCGCACCGGAGGCGTCGGCCCCCGGGTGATGGCGGTGGGTGACTCGAAGATGGGCCAGTGGCTGCCGACGCTGATCCAGATCGCCAAGGAGCATCACTGGCAGCTGACTTCGATCACGAAGGCCGGCTGCGCGTTCTCCGACACCCGTCGCTACCAGGCACCGAAGGTGGAGTACTCCAACTGTGTGACCTGGAACGACTCGGTGAAGCAGGAGGCACTGAAAGAGCATCCCGATCTGCTCGTCACCACCCAGCTCGAGTACTACGCCACGGTCAGGAACGGGGTCGGGCTCACCGGCGAGGCAAACCGGCAGGAGATGATCCGGGGCCTGAACGTGCGGCTGCACGAGATGCAGAACGCCGGCATCCCGACGGTCACGATCGCCGAGACCCCGCGCATGCTGCACGACATGCCGGAGTGCGTCAGCACGCACCTGGAAGACCTGATGGCCTGTTCCCGATCGAGGCCGTTCGCCCTGCGTAACTCCGGCATGGTGAAGGCCGCCTCCGCCGAGACCGACACCCCGGTGATCGACCTCAACGACAAGATCTGCGCGGCCGAACGGTGCCCCGCGGTGATGGGCGACATGCTCATGTACCGCGACGACCATCACCTCACCGCCACCTACGCCCGCACCCTCACCCCGTACTTCGAGGAGCAACTGAGCCCGGCCCTGGTGAGGTACAAACTGCGCCAGACCCTGCTGGGCACGACACCCGCCACCATCCAGCCATCGACCAGCAGCACATCGACCGGTGCTGCCCAGCCGAGGGCAACCCAGGGCTGA